The Rouxiella sp. WC2420 region GGTATTTAATCCTGCGCCAGTGACATAAAAGTGGGTTTTAGATTTGAAATCTAAGGCAACTTTTTGTGCTGCGCACGGCCTTTAGCTTAACTTCAACTTCAACTTCAATTTCATGCGCTGCGCTTACTGGGCTGCGGCCCAGACCGCCTCAAGGGTGGCCCTTGGGCCGCCACCCTTAAGAATCCCGGGCCCTTGTCGCCGTTGAATAAAACGGTTCTCGAGTTTGTAGCTCTTTCCAGTCACTCCTCTGTGTGGCGCGTTGCCGCGTGGCTCCGCCATTCCTTCGCTCGGTCAGGAGCCAAAAACGTCTCCCTCCCCTCACTCAGCGCCGTCACGGAGTGCGCCAATATTAGCCCCTAGGGAAAACCGCTCCCTCCTTTTTTAAATAAAACTCACAACGGCAAAGGAAAAATAATGGGTAAGGGCGATGGATTTTGACTTTATGCCGGATGGAAGGTTTTTGGACCTAAGGTCAGGTTGCCAATTTTTCTTTAATAGCCCTGATTGGCGGCCTCGGGGCGGCGCTGAGGGAGTGAGAAAGACGTTTTTGGCTTTCGAACGAACGAGGGGACCGCGCAGCGGCGCGTCCAACGCCACACACAGTGGCAACTGAAACAAACTCATCGTCTGGTGCCGTACAGGCAAACGACACCAAAGGGGCGCGGAGATGCAAGAGGACTCGCCCTGGAGACCTCTTGCCCGGTTCCGGCACTGCCGGTTAAATGACCATTAAAATGAGTGAACCGGAAAAACGCCTCGGTGATCATTGACCTTAAAAAGCCTGTGCGCAGCACCTAAAGCCCGTGCGCAGCATCTAAAGCCCGTGCGCAGCACCTAAAGCGCGGAGATGCAAGAGGACTCGCCCTGGAGACCTCTTGCCCGGTTCCGGCATTGCCGGTTAAATGACCATTGAAATGAGTGAACCGGAAAAACGCCTCGGTGATCATTGACCTTAAAAAGCCCGTGCGCAGCACCTAAAGCTCATGCACAGCACAACAAATTGCCTTTAGGATTCTAAATCTAAACTCGCTAAAGGAGCAGCCTAGCCCTCTTATCTCACCAAACAGGGTTTTTTAGGATCAAACGTCCAGTTTGGCACCAGGAATTGCATCCCCGCGGCATCGTCTCTGGCACCTAATCCCATGCTTTCATAAAGCTCGTTTGCTTTCATCAGCTGGTCAGTATCCAATTCTACGCCCAGCCCCGGGCGCTCCGGCACTTTCACCATTCCGCCCTTGATTTGCAGAGGTTCTTTGGTGAGACGCTGATTGCCTTCCTGCCAGATCCAGTGAGTATCTATAGCGGTAATTTTGCCGGGCGCCGCGGCGGCGACGTGAGTGAACATCGCTAATGAAATATCAAAGTGATTATTGGAATGCGAACCCCAAGTCAGGCCCCATTCGTGGCACATCTGCGCGACGCGCACCGAGCCTTGCATCGTCCAGAAATGTGGGTCAGCCAGCGGGATATCCACCGATTTTAATTGGATGGTATGCCCCATTTGCCGCCAGTCGGTGGCTATCATATTGGTCGCGGTGGGCAAACCGGTGGCTTGACGGAACTCGGCCATAATCTCGCGGCCAGAAAAACCCTGTTCAGCGCCGCAAGGGTCTTCCGCGTAGGCCAGCACGTTGCGCAGCTGCTTGCCTAAACCAATCGCCTCATCCAGCGACCAGGCCCCGTTGGGGTCCAGCGTAATGCGCGCCTGCGGGAAGCGTTGCGACAACGCAGTCACCGCCTCGGCCTCTTCACTACCGCGCAGCACGCCGCCTTTTAGTTTGAAATCATTGAAGCCATATTGATCATAAGCAGCTTCGGCCAAACGCACGACTGCCTCGGGAGTCAGGGCTTCTTCATGGCGCAGTCGATACCAGTCATTGCGCTGGTCGCGCTCGCGCTGATACGGTAGCGAAGTTTTATCCGGATCGCCGACGTAAAACAAATAGCCCAGCATTTCAACCGCATCTCGCTGCTGCCCGTCCCCCAGTAATGACGCCACTGAGACATCAAGATATTGCCCGAGCAAGTCAAGCATTGCCGCTTCAATCGCGGTCACCACGTGAATTGTCGTGCGCAGATCAAAAGTCTGTAAGCCACGCCCGGAAGCATCGCGATCGGCGAACTGCTGGCGCACGGCGTTCATCACATTTTTATACTCGCCCAGCGTTTTCCCTATCACAAGCGACTCGGCGTCAGTCAGCGTTTGGCGAATCTTCTCACCACCCGGCACTTCACCAACGCCAGTATGACCGTCGTTATCTTTAAGAATCAATATATTGCGAGTGAAGAACGGCGAGTGCGCGCCGCTCAGATTTAGCAACATGCTGTCATGCCCTGCTACGGGCACAACCTGCATGGAAATAATTTTGGGGGTAGTCGATGAAGCAGCCATACAAACTCCTTATTTAACGACCAAACGCTGGACGTTTTCGATCAAATTTCCAGTCGGGCACCAGGTATTGCATAGAGGCCGCGTCGTTACGCGCACCGCTCGGCAGTTTTTTATGGAGTTCATAAGCCTGATGAATGCGGTCCATGTCAATTTCCACACCAAGGCCCGGTTTTTCAGGCACTTTGATTTTTCCATTCACGATCTGCAGTGGATCTTTGGTCAGGCGCTGATTGCCTTCTTGCCAGATCCAGTGGGTATCGATCGCGGTTGGTTTTCCGGGAGCCGCTGCGCCGACGTGAGTAAACATTGCCAATGAAATATCAAAATGATTATTGGAATGGCAGCCCCAGGTCAGCCCCCAGTCGTTGCAAAGCTGTGCAACGCGAACCGCCCCCTGCATCGTCCAGAAATGCGGATCGGCCAGCGGAATATCCACCGACTGCAACATTACTGCGGGCTGCAACTCGCGCCAGTTGGTGGCAATCATGTTGGTAGCCACCGGCAGCCCGGTCGCGCGGCGGAACTCGGCCATCACTTCACGGCCCGAGAAGCCCTGTTCTGCTCCGCATGGATCTTCGGCGTAGGTCAGAATGCCGTGCATGTTTTTACACAGCGCAATGGCTTCGTCGAGCATCCATGCGCCGTTCGGATCGACAGTAATTCGCGCATCAGGGAAGCGCTTGTGCAACTCTTTAACCGCTTCGATCTCTTGTTCACCGCGCAGTACGCCGCCTTTCAGTTTAAAATCTTTAAAACCGTAGCGGTCCTGTGCCGCTTCGCCCAGACGTACAATAGCCTCGCTATCCATCGCTTTTTGATGACGCAGATGATACCAATCGTCTTTGCCGCCCTCCCCGCTCTGGTAAGGCAAATCGGTTTTTTCACGATCGCCTACATAAAACAGGTAGCCCAACACGGTAACTTCATCACGCTGCTTACCAGGTCCCAATAATTCCACAACCGGCACGCCGAGGAATTTGCCCATCAGATCCAGCAGGGCCGCCTCCAGTGCAGCTACGGCATTAACCCGCAGCTCGAAGGTCCATGCGCCTTTGGCGAAAGAGTCGAAATCCGAGGACTGATTGCCGACGTGAATTTCATGCACCAAACTGTTCATGCGCGCAATTTCTTTGCCCACGACCTGCGGCACTGCCTCGAGCAGAGTGTTTAAAATGACTTCACCACCCGGCGCTTCCCCGACGCCGGTATTCCCCGCGCTGTCTTTCAGAATCACGATATTA contains the following coding sequences:
- the gudD gene encoding glucarate dehydratase, whose translation is MAASSTTPKIISMQVVPVAGHDSMLLNLSGAHSPFFTRNILILKDNDGHTGVGEVPGGEKIRQTLTDAESLVIGKTLGEYKNVMNAVRQQFADRDASGRGLQTFDLRTTIHVVTAIEAAMLDLLGQYLDVSVASLLGDGQQRDAVEMLGYLFYVGDPDKTSLPYQRERDQRNDWYRLRHEEALTPEAVVRLAEAAYDQYGFNDFKLKGGVLRGSEEAEAVTALSQRFPQARITLDPNGAWSLDEAIGLGKQLRNVLAYAEDPCGAEQGFSGREIMAEFRQATGLPTATNMIATDWRQMGHTIQLKSVDIPLADPHFWTMQGSVRVAQMCHEWGLTWGSHSNNHFDISLAMFTHVAAAAPGKITAIDTHWIWQEGNQRLTKEPLQIKGGMVKVPERPGLGVELDTDQLMKANELYESMGLGARDDAAGMQFLVPNWTFDPKKPCLVR
- a CDS encoding enolase C-terminal domain-like protein; this encodes MSTQSSPIITDMQVIPVAGHDSMLLNIGGAHGAYFTRNIVILKDSAGNTGVGEAPGGEVILNTLLEAVPQVVGKEIARMNSLVHEIHVGNQSSDFDSFAKGAWTFELRVNAVAALEAALLDLMGKFLGVPVVELLGPGKQRDEVTVLGYLFYVGDREKTDLPYQSGEGGKDDWYHLRHQKAMDSEAIVRLGEAAQDRYGFKDFKLKGGVLRGEQEIEAVKELHKRFPDARITVDPNGAWMLDEAIALCKNMHGILTYAEDPCGAEQGFSGREVMAEFRRATGLPVATNMIATNWRELQPAVMLQSVDIPLADPHFWTMQGAVRVAQLCNDWGLTWGCHSNNHFDISLAMFTHVGAAAPGKPTAIDTHWIWQEGNQRLTKDPLQIVNGKIKVPEKPGLGVEIDMDRIHQAYELHKKLPSGARNDAASMQYLVPDWKFDRKRPAFGR